Proteins from a genomic interval of Oncorhynchus kisutch isolate 150728-3 linkage group LG28, Okis_V2, whole genome shotgun sequence:
- the LOC109872560 gene encoding ubiquitin carboxyl-terminal hydrolase 32 isoform X3 codes for MGAKESRIGFLSYDEAINRVTDVELQRLKDAFRRTSGLSCYMSQQCFLREVLGDVVPPRVAEVIYSSFGGTPKGLHFNNLIVGLVLLTRGRDEEKAKYIFSLFASDSGNHATREDMESMLQTVDGEIPLSLRKCFSEGEKVNYEKFKSWLLQNKDAFTFSRWLLSSGVCVTLTDDSDTPTFYQTLAGVTHLEESDIIDLEKRYWLLKAQSRTGRFDLETFVPLVSPPIHASLSEGLFHAFDENRDNHIDFKEISCGLSACCRGPLAERQKFCFKVFDVDHDGLLSREEITEMVGALLEVWKDNRTDPLPETHSNVHAIVEDILKEHDTTKKGHLTLEDYQIWSVMSALANEFLNLLFQVCHIVLGLRPASCEEEGKIIRGWLERESRHGLQPGDYWFLIAVLWWQQWRDYVKYDNTHIVVEQPSVFGTGRSGVGAQTQARAEQGPEGESIASSHSSPEEKFSDNISSASEASETTSGSLLPLGSTATDICFARQHETPDADNQCFLGADVNMAVLRPGAIDNQPLVMSEPLKAPTLTMEGGLLRRSPSLILSRDFEVVPEPVWRALYHWYGANLSLPRPVIRNTKTDCAELELFPRHLLFLRQQQPPARTPQNNVWVNMGNVPSPSAPLKRVLVYTGCFSRMGTIKDIHEYLAQRLRIKEEDMRLWLFNNENYLTLLDDEDHSLEGLKIPDEQYMVIEVRSKDMSWPEEMSFIANNNRMNRHNVPTEKGATGLSNLGNTCFMNSSIQCVSNTKPLTDYFTSGNHLYELNRTNPIGMRGHMAKCYGDLVQELWSGTQKNLAPLKLRWTIAKYAPRFNGFQQQDSQELLAFLLDGLHEDLNRVHEKPYVELKDSDGRPDWEVASEAWENHLRRNRSIVVDLFHGQLRSQVKCKTCGHVSARFDPFNFLSLPLPMDNSMHLEIIVIKLDGSCPVRYGLRLNADEKYTGLKRLLSELCCLNPEQILLAEVHASNIKNFPLDNQKVRRAVSGFLCAFEIPVSGVSTSVVSSPTQTDGDEAPALANGNAAKVTEINSLKLGMIPKGMPSTVVPCVTEGSHANGLPNGHVMPPLDSTFAGYIIAIHRKMMRAELYFLSSQKNRPSLFGMPLIVPCTVHTRTRDLYDAVWTQVSRLASPLPPQEASNHAQDCDDSMGYQYPFTLRVVQRDGNSCAWCPWYRFCRGCTVECNDDRAAVGNAFMAVDWDPTALHLRYQTSQERIVEEHPSVEQSRRAQAEPISLDSCLQAFTSEEELGEDELYYCSKCKTHRLATKKLDLWRLPPILFMNGRWIKSQKIVRFPRETFDPSAFLTPRDADQSQQSWRDGLGEELHDTEGGVPKSGGGDTVCNPTPTLNNGKESLCSGRMASTPLSRDVSPNCSPQSEGRRQGRGRVLPLESRYQLSLSKESLDSGRESPMELEASGMGSRGEGLSDSTSGEDTARDCDNTTSVSELESNGYTEDSIDLEASQDQRDKICIDPMYNLYAISCHSGILGGGHYVTYAKNPNEKWYCYNDSSCKELRSEEIDADSAYILFYEQQGVDYSLFMPKTDGKKMADTTSMDEDFESDYKKYCVLQ; via the exons GGTGAGAAGGTAAATTATGAGAAATTTAAGAGCTGGCTCCTGCAGAACAAGGATGCTTTCACCTTCTCCCGCTGGCTCCTGTCCAGTGGGGTGTGTGTCACTCTGACAGACGATAGTGACACACCCACCTTCTACCAGACCTTGGCTGGAGTAACACACT TAGAGGAATCAGATATCATTGACTTGGAGAAGAGATACTGGCTGCTGAAAGCTCAATCTCGGACCGGCCGATTTGACCTGGAAACCTTTGTCCCGTTAGTTTCTCCCCCTATTCATGCATCCCTAAGTGAAG GTTTGTTTCATGCCTTTGATGAAAACAGGGACAATCACATAGATTTCAAGGAAATCTCGTGTGGCCTATCTGCTTGCTGCAGAGGGCCTTTGGCAGAGAGACAGAAGT TCTGTTTCAAAGTGTTTGATGTTGACCATGATGGGCTTCTGTCTCGGGAGGAAATCACAGAAATGGTTGGGGCATTACTGGAGGTGTGGAAAGACAATCGCACAGACCCTCTACCT GAAACGCACAGTAATGTCCATGCCATTGTGGAAGACATCCTGAAGGAGCATGATACCACTAAG AAAGGGCATTTGACCCTGGAGGATTACCAAATATGGAGTGTGATGAGTGCACTTGCCAATGAGTTCCTCAACCTGTTATTTCAG GTGTGCCATATTGTCCTGGGGCTGCGGCCTGCCTCGTGTGAAGAGGAGGGAAAGAtaatcag GGgctggttggagagagagagcagacatggCCTCCAGCCAGGAGACTACTGGTTCCTCATAGCAGTGCTGTGGTGGCAGCAGTGGAGAGACTACGTCAAATAT GACAACACGCACATCGTGGTGGAACAGCCGTCAGTGTTTGGCACAGGGAGGAGTGGTGTAGGGGCCCAGACGCAGGCCAGGGCAGAGCAAGGCCCAGAGGGGGAGAGCATTGCCAGCTCCCACAGCTCCCCAGAGGAAAAGTTCTCAGACAACATCTCCAGTGCATCAGAGGCCTCTGAGACAACCAGTGGTA GCCTTCTACCCCTGGGCTCGACTGCTACGGATATTTGCTTTGCCCGGCAGCATGAGACCCCAGATGCAGACAACCAGTGCTTCCTGGGGGCTGATGTGAACATGGCGGTTCTAAGGCCTGGGGCCATCGACAACCAGCCTCTGGTTATGTCGGAGCCCTTAAAG GCTCCCACATTGACCATGGAGGGGGGCCTACTGAGGCGCTCCCCATCCCTGATTCTAAGCAGGGACTTTGAGGTTGTGCCAGAGCCGGTGTGGAGGGCACTCTACCACTGGTACGGAGCCAACCTGAGTCTCCCCAGACCG GTGATCAGAAACACCAAGACAGACTGTGCTGAGCTAGAGCTGTTCCCCCGCCACCTGCTCTTCCTGAGGCAGCAGCAGCCCCCCGCCCGCACCCCCCAGAACAACGTCTGGGTCAATATGG GTAATGTCCCCTCTCCTAGTGCCCCCTTAAAACGTGTGCTGGTCTACACGGGCTGTTTCAGTAGGATGGGCACCATCAAAGACATCCATGAGTACCTGGCCCAGAGACTCCGCATCAAGGAGGAAGACATGCGCCTGTGGCTCTTTAACAATGAG AATTATCTGACCCTTCTTGATGATGAAGACCATTCCCTGGAGGGGTTGAAGATCCCAGATGAGCAGTACATGGTTATAGAAG TAAGGAGCAAGGACATGAGCTGGCCTGAGGAGATGTCCTTCATTGCTAACAACAACAGGATGAACAGACACAATG TCCCTACTGAGAAAGGTGCGACTGGACTGAGCAACCTTGGCAACACGTGCTTCATGAACTCCAGTATCCAGTGTGTGAGCAACACCAAGCCTCTCACAGACTACTTCACCTCAGGAAACCACCTCTATGAGCTCAACAG GACTAATCCCATTGGGATGCGTGGTCACATGGCCAAATGCTATGGCGATCTGGTACAAGAGTTGTGGAGCGGAACACAAAAGAACTTGGCCCCTCTGAAACTCAGA TGGACGATAGCGAAGTACGCCCCGCGGTTCAATGGCTTCCAGCAGCAGGACTCCCAGGAGCTGCTGGCCTTCCTGCTGGATGGCCTTCACGAGGACCTGAACCGCGTTCACGAGAAACCCTACGTAGAGCTGAAGGACAGCGACGGGCGGCCAGACTGGGAGGTGGCTTCTGAG GCGTGGGAGAATCACTTGAGGAGGAACCGTTCCATTGTGGTGGATCTATTCCATGGCCAGCTCAGGTCACAGGTCAAGTGCAAGACCTGTGGCCATGTCAGTGCACGCTTCGACCCCTtcaacttcctctctctccccctacccatGGATAACTCCATGCACTTGGAGATCATAG TCATTAAGCTGGATGGGTCATGCCCAGTGCGGTATGGGCTCCGGCTCAATGCAGATGAGAAGTACACAGGCCTGAAGAGACTCCTGAGTGAACTCTGCTGCCTTAACCCTGAGCAGATCCTCCTGGCTGAAGTCCATGCCTCTAACATCAAG AATTTCCCACTGGACAACCAGAAAGTGCGTCGGGCGGTGAGCGGCTTTCTGTGTGCGTTTGAGATCCCGGTGTCAGGCGTATCCACATCTGTGGTGTCCTCCCCCACGCAAACAGATGGTGATG AAGCTCCAGCGCTAGCAAATGGGAATGCTGCCAAGGTAACTGAGATTAACTCTCTGAAACTAGGAATGATCCCCAAGGGCATGCCCAGCACTGTAGTGCCCTGTGTCACAGAGGGCAGCCATGCCAATGGTCTCCCCAACGGCCACGTGATGCCCCCTCTGGACAGCACCTTTGCTGGGTACATCATCGCCATCCATAGGAAGATG aTGCGGGCAGAGTTATACTTCCTGTCCAGTCAGAAAAACCGACCCAGTCTGTTTGGGATGCCATTGATCGTGCCGTGTACAGTCCACACCAGGACCAGGGACCTGTATGACGCTGTTTGGACCCAGGTGTCCCGCTTGGCCAGTCCCTTACCCCCTCAGGAGGCCAGCAACCACGCCCAGGACTG TGATGACAGCATGGGCTACCAGTATCCCTTCACCCTGCGCGTGGTGCAGAGAGATGGCAACTCCTGCGCCTGGTGTCCGTGGTACAG GTTCTGCAGAGGCTGCACAGTGGAGTGTAACGATGACAGGGCTGCTGTGGGGAATGCCTTCATGGCTGTGGACTGGGACCCCACTGCTCTACACCTCCGTTACCAGACCTCTcaggagagg ATCGTGGAGGAGCACCCCAGTGTGGAACAGAGTCGCAGGGCCCAGGCAGAGCCCATCAGTCTGGACAGTTGTCTGCAGGCCTTTACCAGTGAGGAAGAGCTGGGAGAGGATGAGCTCTACTACTGCTCCAAGTGCAAGACCCACCGCCTGGCCACCAAGAAACTGGACCTGTGGAGGCTGCCGCCCATCCTG TTTATGAATGGGCGGTGGATCAAATCCCAGAAGATTGTGAGGTTTCCCAGGGAGACGTTTGATCCCAGTGCTTTCCTGACTCCGAGAGATGCAGACCAAAGCCAACAGAGCTGGAGGGATGGGCTAGGGGAGGAGCTACACGACACAGAGGGAGGAGTACCAAAATCTGGGGGTGGAGACACTGTCTGTAACCCCACCCCAACTCTCAACAATGGGAAAG AGTCTCTGTGCTCAGGGAGGATGGCCAGTACTCCCCTCAGCAGAGATGTCAGCCCCAACTGCAGCCCACAGAGTGAGGGCAGGAGGCAGGGCCGTGGACGGGTGTTGCCCCTGGAAAGCAGGTACCAGCTATCCCTCAGTAAAGAGAGTCTGGACAGTGGCAGGGAGAGCCCCATGGAGCTCGAGGCCAGCGGGATGGGGAGCAGGGGAGAGGGCCTCAGCGACTCTACCTCTGgagaggacacggctagggactGTGACAACACAACGTCTGTGTCTGAGCTGGAGAGCAATGGCTACACCGAGGACAGCATAGATCTGGAGGCCTCCCAGGACCAAAGAGACAAAATCTGCATAGACCCCATGTACAACTTGTATGCAATTTCA TGCCATTCAGGGATCCTCGGAGGAGGCCACTATGTGACATATGCCAAAAACCCAAATGAAAAGTGGTACTGTTACAACGACAGTAGCTGTAAG GAGTTGAGGTCAGAGGAGATTGATGCAGACTCTGCCTATATCCTGTTCTACGAGCAGCAGGGAGTGGATTATTCTCTGTTCATGCCCAAAACTGACGGCAAAAAGATGGCCGACACAACTAGCATGGACGAGGACTTTGAGTCTGATTATAAGAAGTACTGTGTTCTTCAGTAA